In Equus quagga isolate Etosha38 chromosome 14, UCLA_HA_Equagga_1.0, whole genome shotgun sequence, the genomic stretch GAGGCCTGGGGGTAGGGGTGAAGTGtgtgctgtgtgtatgtgtatgtatatcctTGTGAAGGGAATTCTGAGAGGCAACAGGAGATGAGGGGAATGCAGGGGAGGGGAGATAGGACtagagaagaaatacagaatcaaggacgcctcccacccccagggaaGAGCAGCCAGGGAGAGTCCTGGGGTGGGAAGGAATCTTATCCTGACACCCTATGGAGTGTTTTGATTGCCTTTTACTAAGGCAGAGCACAGTGACTGAAGGCGTTTCTCACTACAAAGCTGTGTTCTTTTGCTGCAAAGTAATGGGTCAGAGGAGATCAAGCAAGCAGGGGGCAAGGTGGGGGAGAATATCTCAGAGGGGAACTGGTGAAGGGGGTCTTGAAGAAGGGGTCACTACAGAGATGTGGGGAAACAGGTAAGGGAAGCAAGGTGAAGATAGGACCAGGGCTCAGAAGTGGGAAGAGGTGGTTTGGGGTTGGGTGCTGAACTTAGACCAGCATGAAATCCTTGAAAGTACACAGGCTTGGAATGAGACCaacttggattcaaatcccagttctgctgtgtgactctggacaaaAGACTTACCCTTTCTGAGCTATGGTTTGTAAAATATAGGGATAATAACTGCTACTGGTAAGGGCTGCACAAATGACAGGCAAATGGTGGGTTTGAgtttttctccctgcctccctccaccccagggccCAGGTAAGGGACCATGTCGCCCGCCATCGCGCTGGCCTTCCTGCCACTGGTGGTGACATTGCTCGTGCGGTACCGGCACTACTTCCGACTGCTAGTGCGCACAGTCTTGCTGCGGAGCCTCCGAGACTGCCTGTCAGGATTGCGGATTGAGGAGCGGGCCTTCAGCTATGTGCTCACCCACACCTTGCCTGGGGACCCTGGTCATATCCTCACCACCCTGGACCACTGGAGTAGCCACTGCGAGTACCTGAGCCACATGGGGCCTATCAAAGGTCAGTGTTCCCTAGCCTTCTGCTCCAGGCAGCACCCCCAAGACGGTGAAGGAAGATCTGGGATCTGCCACTGCCTTACTGGGTGGACTGGGCAAGTTCTTCATCTTCTATgggtctctttttctcctttggaaatGAGGGGGCTGGGCAAGGTTACTCATTaatccagcaaacatttattgccACCTCTTTTGTACCAGGCATGCGCTAGGCACTGGGGGAGGAGGTAGAGGCCACAGGGACGAATCAGCCACAAGTGCTGGCCTAAAGGAGGCATAATACAGAGGGGAATGACCATCTCAGCACATAAGCCATAACTTCGTAATTATCTGTGTATGAGTCTTTCTTCCCCACCATGGAGGGGCCCACATCCCATTCAGGGTAGCTGTCTGCCTGGATCTGagtcccagctcccagcacaagtgcttttaaagtcttatttaagaaattcattcaattctttgaaattcatTCAAGGTTAGAAAGATATTCAATGAACAAAACAAGGGGGAATAAAACTGGAAGCTCTAACAAAGGTCTCTCAGGAACCTGGAAGATGGTCTCTCAGAAGCCTGGTAGTTGTTTCTGTCCAGGCCCTCCTGGAGGAAGCAACATTTGAACTGAGCCTAGAAGGATTGCTTTCAAGTTGGCCAGGCAGATGAGGataggggtggggaagggaaaagCCAGCCACACGTACAAATGCGGCATGGAGGAATGAGCCACCATGTTTGACTCTGGGCTTGGTTGTTTGGGATGGCTGTAGTACAGGCTACAGCTGGGAAGAATTGGGAGCTGAAACTGGAGAGGTAGGGTAGGATCAGGTGCAAGAAGGTCCTGAGTGTCAGGCTGAGGATCCCAAGGTCAATCCTAATGGCCTTTAGGATCACAGGAACCAGGGAGTGATAGTGTCAGATTTGTTAGAAAGATTCCTAGTGGCTAGTGTGAAGACTAGACTGAAGGAGGCAAGCCTGGAGGACAGGGGGACCAGTGGGGCAGCTGGGGCTAtagtccaggagagagatgagaccCCAGCTGGTTGGGGGCTACAGTAAGGCAGGTGGGCATTTGAGATCCGTTTCTATCAGGGGCCCTGCATCCATCTCCCATGTCTGCTTCAATAGCCATCTCCCCCACAGGTCAGATCCTGATGCGGCTGGTGGAAGAGAAGGCCCCCGCTAGTGTGCTGGAACTGGGCACCTACTGCGCGTACTCCACACTCTTTATTGCCCGTGCCCTGCCCCCTGGAGGTCGCCTTCTCACTGTGGAGCGGGACCCACGCACAGCAGCAGTGGCTGAAAAACTCATCCGCCTGGCTGGCTTCGACGAGCGCACGGTCAGCTCCCACCTCCCCAACCCTGGTCTCTTCCCTGCTTCCCCAGGCCTTGCCCAGGCCAGGCCTCCCCTGTGAAGGAACCCCACCTAGGAAAAGGAAGCAGCTCCACTTAGGGGACTGTGGGAGGGCGTGTGAGCTCCTGTTCAAAGTCATTTGCACATATTTGCCACTAGATGACAAAGCGGCAGTTAAGGGAAAGGTCTCTGGAGCCCAGCAAATCTGGGTCCAAACCTTAGTCTgccttgttagctgtgtgaccctgagcaaagcTCTTATCCTCTGAATCTCAGCTTCTTCACTGGCAGAATGGAAATCACATTGGATTCTGAGGCCAGAGGAAATGTGAGAACACTTGTAGAGAcctgggccagggcctggcaTAAAGTAAGCCAGATCCTGGTGGGGTCTGGTTTTGGAGAACaatccctcccaccctcacctccagctcctcccacccccacaggtAGAGCTCATCGTGGGTAGATCAGAGGAGGTGATCCCACGCCTACGGACCCAGTACCAGCTGAGTCGGGCAGACTTGGTGCTCCTGGCACACCGGCCCCGATGTTACCTGCGGGACTTGCAGCTGCTGGAGGCCCACGCCCTGCTGCCAGCTGGTGCCACTGTGTTAGCTGACCATGTGCTCTTCCCTGGTGCACCCCGCTTCCTGCAGTACACCAAGAGCTGTGGCCGCTACCGCTGCCGCCTCCATCACACTGGCCTCCCAGACTTCCCTGCCATCAAGGACAGCATAGCCCAGCTCACCTATGCAGGGCCTGGTTGAGGTCCAGGCCCAGGGGTACTTACTGCGGCCCCCGCACCCCCACCCAAGCAAGGACCTCAGAacattccctcccctccctgcttgtGGCCTGACACATGCTAGACTCAGGGCTGGAGAGCCTCTattcccacctctgccccactcCAGCTCCACACTGACATGAGGCATCAAGTTCTGTCAGGCTGCTTGGTCCCACTGGTCCCCCTCCTTCCAGAGAGAGCCATGGACCGACAGGCAAGAGGCCTGAGCTCCCAACCCAGCCCTGTCACTGATTTGCTGGGTG encodes the following:
- the LOC124225548 gene encoding transmembrane O-methyltransferase homolog yields the protein MSKQDYMNIAVQEPPLDYSFRSIHVIQDLTSEEPRRGLRPLRHSKSGKSLTQSLWLNNNVLNDLKDFSHVVSQLLEHPEKLAWIDLSFNDLTSIDPVLTTFFNLSVLYLHGNSIQRLGEVNKLAVLPRLRSLTLHGNPIEEEKGYSPSLPHRQYVLCTLPCVTTFDFSGVTKADRTTAEVWKRMNIKPKKVRIKQNTLWTMSPAIALAFLPLVVTLLVRYRHYFRLLVRTVLLRSLRDCLSGLRIEERAFSYVLTHTLPGDPGHILTTLDHWSSHCEYLSHMGPIKGQILMRLVEEKAPASVLELGTYCAYSTLFIARALPPGGRLLTVERDPRTAAVAEKLIRLAGFDERTVELIVGRSEEVIPRLRTQYQLSRADLVLLAHRPRCYLRDLQLLEAHALLPAGATVLADHVLFPGAPRFLQYTKSCGRYRCRLHHTGLPDFPAIKDSIAQLTYAGPG